One segment of Ricinus communis isolate WT05 ecotype wild-type chromosome 8, ASM1957865v1, whole genome shotgun sequence DNA contains the following:
- the LOC8289540 gene encoding protein CHLORORESPIRATORY REDUCTION 42, chloroplastic: MASSLTPTSTIPYTKLHNSILQFTNANFRTPSFSVATKCQSQESSSETSPPAKITKLTIGSPIVVVEAPKMIKTAASVPCLRVNSGLVKPGDVGRIVSRKPKDVWAVRLSIGTYLIDGKYFKPLELAE; the protein is encoded by the exons ATGGCATCATCTCTCACACCCACTTCCACGATTCCATACACAAAACTTCACAATTCAATCTTGCAATTCACCAACGCTAACTTTAGGACTCCAAGCTTCAGCGTGGCCACTAAATGCCAATCTCAAGAATCATCATCAGAGACAAGTCCACCTgcaaaaataacaaaacttACCATAGGGTCACCTATTGTTGTTGTGGAAGCTCCCAAAATGATCAAGACTGCAGCGTCGGTACCATGCCTGAGAGTTAATTCTGGGCTAGTCAAGCCTGGTGATGTAGGCAG AATTGTGTCAAGAAAGCCTAAGGATGTGTGGGCAGTTCGTCTCAGCATAGGCACCTATCTCATTGATGGCAAATATTTCAAGCCCTTGGAGCTTGCTGAGTGA
- the LOC8289539 gene encoding serine/threonine-protein kinase TOUSLED isoform X3 has protein sequence MNGGEFLIQANTQKRQRIQEDDNSSVFEHLETTQAVADGKQKTGETIENKTSVDSNRRKQGRGRGHSVSGRGRGSRGNDQVKSQTSTAAAVPSNGHIENSYHKDNRHKENLHNDDHPSVEDEVTSLRAKVAALEEELRKSRQEASDNHNLCNQLEKELKELKDYEQQMKPKRTKMISDLLISVSKAERQEARMKVRQDSLRLGNVGVIRAGTIISETWEDGQVLKDLNTHLRHLLETKEAVERQRKSLKKRQSDKGEGIDAESGAQEEDILLQDEIFKSRLASIKREEEIILRERDRYELEKGRLIREMKRIRDEDGSRFNNFQILNHRYALLNLLGKGGFSEVYKAYDLVEHKYVACKLHGLNAQWSEDKKQSYIRHAIREYNIHKTLVHNHIVRLWDIFEIDQNTFCTVLEYCSGKDLDAVLKATPILPEREARIIIVQIFQGLIYLNKRSQKIIHYDLKPGNVLFDEFGIAKVTDFGLSKIVENDVGSQGMELTSQGAGTYWYLPPECFELSKTPLISSKVDVWSAGVLFYQMLFGRRPFGHDQTQERILREDTIIKARRVDFPTKPSVSNEAKDLIRRCLTYNQTERPDVLTLAQDPYLTYSKK, from the exons AATTCATCTGTGTTTGAACATCTTGAG acaaCCCAGGCAGTTGCTGATGGAAAGCAAAAGACTGGAGAAACCATAGAGAACAAGACCAGTGTTGATTcaaataggagaaaacaaggGCGTGGTAGGGGACATTCTGTTTCAGGCAGAGGTCGTGGTTCTAGAGGCAATGATCAGGTGAAATCACAAACTTCTACTGCAGCTGCTGTACCTTCAAATGGTCACATTGAGAACTCATACCATAAG gATAACAGGCATAAAGAGAATTTACACAATGATGATCACCCTTCAGTAGAG GATGAGGTCACTTCCCTACGTGCCAAAGTTGCAGCACTAGAGGAGGAACTTCGTAAATCTCGCCAAGAGGCCTCTGATAATCACAATCTTTGCAATCAGTTGGAAAAG GAGTTGAAGGAACTAAAAGATTATGAGCAACAAATGAAGCCAAAG AGAACAAAAATGATATCAGATCTGCTGATATCTGTCTCAAAAGCAGAGAGACAGGAAGCAAGGATGAAAGTTCGCCAAGATTCTTTAAGACTTGGTAATGTGGGTGTCATCAG AGCTGGAACTATCATATCTGAGACTTGGGAGGATGGGCAAGTGCTAAAAGATCTAAATACTCATCTT aGACATCTATTGGAAACGAAGGAGGCTGTTGAGCGGCAGCGGAAATCATTAAAGAAACGACAGTCTG ATAAGGGCGAAGGCATAGATGCTGAATCAGGGGCACAAGAAGAAGATATTCTACTTCAGGATGAGATTTTCAAATCTCGTCTTGCAAGCATTAAACGT GAGGAAGAAATTATTTTGCGTGAGAGAGATCGATATGAACTAGAAAAGGGACGGCTTATACgtgaaatgaaaagaataagagaTGAAGATGGTTCccgttttaataattttcagaTCTTGAATCATCGATATGCCCTTCTAAACCTCCTTGGGAAGGGAGGCTTCAGCGAGGTTTACAAG GCTTATGATTTGGTAGAGCATAAATACGTTGCATGTAAGCTTCATGGACTGAATGCCCAGTGGAGCGAGGATAAGAAGCAAAGTTACATAAGGCATGCGATACGAGAGTACAACATTCACAAGACATTGGTGCATAACCACATTGTTCGCCTTTGGGACATTTTTGAGATTGACCAGAATACATTCTGCACTGTCTTAGAGTACTGTAGTG GAAAAGATCTTGATGCCGTTCTTAAAGCAACACCTATATTGCCTGAGAGAGAAGCTCGGATCATCATTGTCCAGATATTTCAAGGCCTTATATACTTGAATAAAAGATCACAGAAGATTATCCACTATGATCTGAAACCTGGGAATGTTCTGTTTGATGAGTTTGGCATCGCTAAAGTTACTGATTTTGGTCTGAGCAAGATAGTGGAGAATGATGTTGGATCACAGGGTATGGAACTTACTTCCCAGGGAGCTGGAACATATTG GTACCTTCCACCAGAATGCTTTGAGCTTAGCAAGACCCCATTAATATCATCAAAG GTTGATGTCTGGTCAGCTGGAGTTCTATTTTACCAGATGCTCTTTGGCAGGCGTCCATTTGGGCATGATCAGACTCAAGAGCGTATATTGCGTGAAGACACAATTATCAAAGCTCGCAGGGTTGATTTTCCAACAAAGCCTTCAGTGTCAAATGAGGCAAAA GATCTTATTCGTCGATGTCTAACATATAATCAAACTGAGAGACCTGATGTTCTAACTCTTGCACAAGATCCGTACCTTACATATTCAAAGAAGTAG